CAACGGGTGAAGAAGTTGTCGAACCAGGTACCGTGTTGGAGACCGGCAAAGTATACGACGTGAACGGTGCGTTAATAACATCTTATCTTAGAGAGCAGGGTGTTGAAGCCGAGTACGGAGGGCTTCTTCCCGACGATTATGATGTGATAAAGGATAGGGTTCAGAATGCTTTGAGTAACTATGACATGGTGTTCACAAGCGGTGGAACCAGTGCAGGGGTCTCGGACCTGGTTTACAGAGTGTTCAACGAAATAGGGGAAATAATCGTCCACGGGTTGAGGACGAAGCCGGGTAAGCCTACGGTGATAGCAACAAGCAATGGGAAGATCTTGATCGGTCTGCCAGGTTTCCCGCTCTCATGCTACATGATCCTCGTGAGAGTTGTCAGCAGGATTGTAAGCTTCTACACAGGGGCGCTGCACGATGTTAAGGATGTCGACGCCTTAATGCCTGTTCAATTGAGGAAGCAGGTTGGTAAAACATGGCTAATACCTGTTATGCTGGTTGAATCTGAAAACGGCTATGCCGCCTACCCTGTCTCCATGAGCAGCGGCGCTATCTCACCACTAATCCTGAGCGACGGGTTCCTCGAGATAGGTGAAAACGTGGACGTTGTCATGGAGGGTGAACGGGTAAGGGTTTACCTCTTCCGCGACATACCTGGGAAAACCAGGTTAAACGTGATAGGAAGTAATGATCCATTGTTAACGGAAATACTGAGGCTCAAGGGTTTGATTAGTGCTTCCAGGATTCTAAACGTAGGCAGCACTGGCGGCTGGAAAGCTGTGGCGAGAGGCGAGGCCGATGTAGCCCCTACTCACTTGTTGGATGAAGAAACCGGATGCTACAATACTCCATTCATCAAGAAGTATGGGCTTGAAGATAAAGCTGTCTTGATCAGAGGGTATGACAGGCTTATAGGAATAGTGGTGGAGAAAGGAAACCCTAAGAATATTACCACCTTAGAGGATTTCTTGAGAAGCGATGTTAGAATAGTGAACAGGAGCAAAGGCTCCGGTATCCGTGTATTCCTCGACATG
This region of Thermosphaera aggregans genomic DNA includes:
- a CDS encoding molybdopterin biosynthesis protein; its protein translation is MSRKIFHALVDPDEAVKLVLEKVRPHPSGVEKVPLISALYRVLASDVYSPIDHPPFDRSEVDGYAVRSVDVEWSDELSPVYLKVKGRVKPGEKPALEAGVKDAVEVATGAMIPRGYDSVVMEEYVERDGEVLKVFRTTPPGDNISTAGSDISSGDLVLFKGTLLRHSHLGLLAGLGVKEVEVYKKPKAIVFSTGEEVVEPGTVLETGKVYDVNGALITSYLREQGVEAEYGGLLPDDYDVIKDRVQNALSNYDMVFTSGGTSAGVSDLVYRVFNEIGEIIVHGLRTKPGKPTVIATSNGKILIGLPGFPLSCYMILVRVVSRIVSFYTGALHDVKDVDALMPVQLRKQVGKTWLIPVMLVESENGYAAYPVSMSSGAISPLILSDGFLEIGENVDVVMEGERVRVYLFRDIPGKTRLNVIGSNDPLLTEILRLKGLISASRILNVGSTGGWKAVARGEADVAPTHLLDEETGCYNTPFIKKYGLEDKAVLIRGYDRLIGIVVEKGNPKNITTLEDFLRSDVRIVNRSKGSGIRVFLDMALKRIASEKGLDPGKLGRMVNGYTYEVKTHTAVATAIRQGRADAGLAVGYVAELLNLDFVPLTWEEYDFLIPRKKLVKEAVTTLIDSLKHLSQILGEAGPLFKKYYRVSEGSGFEKTCCINEA